In Actinoplanes lobatus, the DNA window CAAGACCTCTTCGGACACCCTTTTCCCGGTACGGACGACGACGTGCCGGGTCATCAGGACAACTCCTGGGTGACCTGCGGGTAGAGCCGCATGTAGGCCTCGGCGTAGGTGTCGTTCGGCAGCCCCAGGTTCGGCCCGGAGTTGCGCGACGCCTGGAGGCCGCGGCGGCTGCCCAGCTCGGTGTAGTAGGTGTGCAGGTGCTTCTGCGCGGCCAGAATCCGCATGGCCTCGCGCTTGGTCTCCCACACCGCGGTGATGTCGAGCAGCACGTTCGGGAGGAAACCGCACTGCTCCGGCTGGTGCGGCTCGAAGCTGAACACCGGCGGCGCCCCGATGACCTCGCCCGGTCCCTCGACGCCCGGCGCCTGCGCCAGGATCCGGGCCTTGAGCGCGATGGCGTGCGCGAACGCGTGGTCGCCGTTGTACGGGTCGGCCGCCGCGTGGGTCAGCACGACCGACGGCTGCACCTCCCGGTACAGGTCGATCAGCCCTTGGAGCAGCCGCGGCGTCTCGACGAGCGGGTAGTCGTCGGCGTCGAAGAACCGGATCTCCGCGCCCAGCACCTTCGCGGCCTGTTCGGCCTCGGCCCGGCGGTGGTCCTTGACCTGCTGCAACGTGTACCCCTTGCGCCAGAGCGAGGCCGACTCGCCGCGTTCGCCGAAGCTCATGCAGCCGATCACCACACGCTGACCGCGGGACGCCGCCAGGGCGATCGCCCCGCCGGCACGCCAGACGAAATCGCCGGGGTGGGCGGTGAGTACCAGGGTCGAATCGGTCATCGCGTCTTCCCATCCGATTACCAACAACATTGTCAACAATCCGCGCGGCAGAGCTGCCTCGGAGGCGCGGTTACTCGACCGAGCCTAGGCCAACGATCTCGGCGAAACAATTGTTGACAATCCTGTCGCCGGGTTGGAACACTCGCCGTCAATCAGTTCCGCCGGTCCTTGAGGAGGCGCGTGTGCCCGCAGCCCCGGTCGTCGCCGCCGTGCGGGACGCGGTGCGTGAGGGCATCCTCCAGGGCGAGTTCACCCCGGGGGAGCGCCTCGTGGAAACCGACCTGATGAGCCGCTTCGGCGCCACCCGGTTCGCGGTCCGCGCCGCACTGGCCGAACTCTGCGCCGAAGGACTGATCGAGGTGCCACCCCGCCGCGGCGCCCGGGTCCGCAAGGTCTCCACCCACGAGGCCGTCGAGGTCACCGAGATCCGCATGGTGGTGGACGGCCTCGTCGCGGCCCGCGCCGCCGAACGGATCACCGATCAGCAGGCCGCCGAACTGGCCGAGACCGTCGCCCTGCTGCGGCGGGCCGCCGAGACCGGCGCCCAGCGGCGCTACCGTGACCTGGAACAGCACCTGCACGACCTGATCCGCCGGATCGCCGCCCACCGCACCGCCGACACGGTCACCGAGACCCTGCGCGGCCGGCTCCTGCGGCACCAGTTCATCCTGTCCCTGCTACCCGCCCGCCCCGAGGTGTCCCTGGACCGGCACGAGCGCATCGTCACCGCGATCCTCGACCGCGACCCGGAGGCGGCCGAGGCCGCCATGCGGGCCCAGATCGCCGCCACGATCACGGCCCTACGGGCCATGCAGCACCTGGAGTCCCTCCCATGACGAAGACTGTTGACTCGGAGGTCCTTTCATGACGGGAACCGTCATCGCCGTCCTCGGCCTGGGTGAGGCGGGTGGTCTCATCGCGGCCGGCCTGGTCGCCGCGGGCGCCACCGTCCAGGGCTACGACCCGAAGGTCCCGCCCCCGGCCGGGGTGCGGGCCGCCGGCAGCGACGCCGAGGCGTGCGCCGGCGCGTCGATCGTGCTCAGCGTCAACAGCGCCGCCGACGCGGCGGACGCCCTACGCGACTCACTGCCGTCGCTGGCCCCCGGCACGATCTGGGCCGATCTCAACACCGCGACACCCGGCCTCAAGGAGACGCTCGCGGCGCTCGGCGGCCAGACGGTACGGGTGGTCGACGTCGCCCTGATGTCCCCGGTGCCCGGCCGTGGGCTGCACACCCCGATGACCGCCAGCGGCCCGGCCGCCGCCGAGTTCGCCACCGTGCTCGGCGAGTACGGCGCGACGGTCACCGTGCTGGACGGCCCGGTCGGTGCGGCCGCCACCCGCAAACTGCTGCGCAGCGTCTTCTACAAGGGCATGGCCGCCGCCGTCACCGAGGCCCTGACCGCCGCCCGGGCCGCCGGTCTGGAGGAGTGGCTGCGCGGCAACATCCGCGAGGAGCTGATCCGCAGCGACGCCGGCACCCTGGACCGCCTGATCGACGGCTCCGTCAAGCACGCGGTTCGCCGCCGCGAGGAGATGGCCGCCGCCACCGAGCTGCTCGAGGACCTGGGCGTGCCGCCCCGCATCGCCCCCGCCGCCCGCGACATCCTCGCCGACCTGGCCGAACACCGGCAACCCACCTGACCGCCCACCAGCGCCGCACCCTCGACCACCCGGCAGGGCAGGCCCGCCTGCCCCGCCCTGCCGGGCCGACCTCACTCGGCTTGTTGTGGGGCCTGCCATTGAGGCAGGCCCCACAACCGGCTGGACCACCCGCTCAAGCCCGGCGGGCGCGGCACGGTCCGTGCCACGCACGGGCGTCGCGGTGCGCCACGGGACGGCCGGAATGTGTCCGGGAGCGCTCCACCCCGTACCGGAAGGGGGGTTATTGATCTTGAACTAGGGTTGCCGCGGCCATCTCCAGGAGCGCGTCGGGGGTCGCCGGGCCCGAGGGGATCGGGGTCGGGTCGAGGCAGCGGTCGAGCAGGAGCTCGACCAGGGCGGCGCGGTGCACGATCTCGTCCGCGTCGATGGCGCCGGGGAGGATCCGGATCTCCACGGTGTCGCGCAGGGGAGGGGCGTCGGTCAGCACCTGCGTCAGATTCACATCATAAAATTTCGTGATCTGTCCGGTTTGGGCTGCCTGGCGTAGCTCGGCGGTCGTGGGCGCTCCGGCGACGACATCCACCAGCGGCTCCGGCAGCGGGGCCAGACGGCGGCAGGCCGGATTGGTGGCCAGCAGCGTCCGCAACGGCTCCCGCCAGTGCGCGAACAGCCGGATCAGATTGGCCAGCGCCGCCGGTGAGCGGAACGGGCCGCCGTCGACGTGCAGGTGCACGGCCGCCTCGTGCGGGACCGTGAAACCGAGCCCCCGGGCGGCCCCGAGCAGGAACGACAGCTCCGCGTGATGGTCCGCCGACAGCGGTGGGGTGATGATCTCGCAGGGGCGTTCCCGTTCGCCGCCGGCGGGGGAGGCCAGGGCGATCGTGGCGCCGGCCGCGTCGTTCAGGCGGTAGATGTCGCCGTGCCGTTCGACCGTGGTGCCCCACAGGTCGGCCGCCGGCTCCAGCACCCGGGGCAGGGTGGTCCCGGGATCGCAGCGGGCGGAGAGCAGGCGCAGCAGCCGGGTGTCGTCGGTCAGCACCCGGAACCAGCCGGGGAGGGCCGGCGCCCGGGGGTCGAGCCCGTGCGTCAGGGTGATGTCGTCGACCAGCGTGCACAGCGGCGAACCGTCCGGCCGGCGCACCTCGAAACCCTGGGTGAGGTGCAGGAACCGTCCCAGGCCGGGAACCAGGGACGGCTCGCTGTCGTGGTGCCACACCGGCCGGACACTGCCTCCGCAGCGTCCGGCCAGGTCCAGCGCGAGCGTGCGCCGGCTGACCCCGGGTGGGGCCATCAGCTCGATCTCGAAGCCGATGCGCCGGCGCAGCCCGGGAATCACGGCTTGATCGGGAGGGTCTCGCCGGCTTCCAGGCGACGGCCCGCTTCGACCTTCACGGCGTACGTGTCGTTGCTGTCCATCTTCCACAGCTTGGCCAGTTTCGCGGCGTCCTCGCCGTCGTAACCGGCCTCCCAGAAGATCGTCGCCAGCTTCGACTTACGGGCTTCCTCGAGCTGCTTCGGGTCCGGCTTGATCGGCAGGGTCTCGCCGGCCAGCAGCCGCTTGCCACCCTCGATCTTGGCCTGGTACGGGTCGTCGAGCTTCCACAGCTTGGCGAGCTTGACGGCGTCGTCCCAGTCGTAGCCCCCGTTGAAGAACGCCTCCGAGTTGCGACCGTCCTCGGTCTGCCCCGGAACGCCCTCGGTGTTCGGCTTCGGCTGGACCGGCAGGGTCTCCCCGGCCAGCAGTTTCCGCCCGGCGAGCAGCTTGATGTCGCCCGCCTGGGTGTCGGTCATGTTCCAGAGCTTGGCCAGCTCCAGAGCGTTGGTGTAACCGAACCCGGCCCCGAAGTAGGCGTCGAAGGCCTGGTCGTCGGTGTACGACGGCGCGGCACTCGGTGCGGCGACCTCGATGACAGGGCCGGACGGCGCCGCCTCGCCGGGCAGGAACCCCGGCATCTGGGTGATGCCCGCGATCAGGCCGGCGCTGAGCGCCACCCCGCCCGCGGCCTGCACCGAGCGGCGGCGCCACTTGTGCTTACGGGCCAGCTCTTCGACGCGGGCGTAGACCGCGGCGGGATCCGGCGTCTGGTTCTCGTGGGTGATGAAGGCTTCCCGCAGCCGGTCTCCGTGCTCGGTCACGACCTCTCCTCGGCAGGTACTCGCAAGTCCGACTCCTGGTCGAGCCGGAGGGTTCTCAGTGCCCTCGACGCGTGGCTGCGCACCGTGGCGGCCGTGCATCCGAGCAGGTCGGCGATCGCGTCGTCGTCCAGCTGCTCGTAGTAGCGCAGCACCAGCACGGCCCGTTGCTTGCGGCCGAGCGCGGCGAGCCGGTGCCACAGCGCGTCGGCCTCGACCACGCCGTCCGCGTGGTCGCGCACACCGCCGCGCGCGTCGTCCAGCTCGATCAGGCGCTCGCCGGCCGCGTGCACGTGCCGGACCGCCCAGCTGCGCCGCCAGGACAGGTACTCGTTGAGCACCATGCGCCGGACATACGCCTCCGGGGAGTCGGCGTCGCTGATGCGCCGCCATCGGGTCTGGGCCCGCGCCAGCACCTCCTGAACGACGTCCTGCGCGAGATCACGGTCGCCGGTGAGGACGACCGCGTAGCGCAGCAGGCTGGGCAGGCGGGCCAACGCGAACTGCTCGAAGGTCACACCCTCATCGACGCACCCCGGGGCCGATCTGTGCAGTCGAATCCCGAACTATTTTTCCGGCCCCGGTAGATAGGTAATCTGCTAAGCAGCTAGCCTGCCTACATGACCCCCCGGCCGTGGCTGCACGGTTTCCTCGATCTCTGCCTGCTCGCGATGCTGCGTGACCAGCCCGATTACGGGTACGGGCTGGCCCAGCGGCTGGCCGCGGCAGGCGTCGCCGACATTCCCGGCGGCACCCTCTACCCGGCGCTGCTGCGCCTGGAACAGCAGGGGCTGGCCTCACCGAGCTGGGCGCCGTCCGGCTCCGGGCCGCGCCGGAAGTACTACGCGATCACCCCGGCCGGGCTCGACACGCTCAACGCGCAGGCCGAGGAGTGGCGCGGCTTCCGCGACGGCGTCGACTCCCTGATCGGGGAGCGCGTTCGATGAGTGATTGGCCATCACGGTTCGAGGCGGAGCTGGTCCGGCTCGGCGTGCAACCGGAGCGGGCCCGGCAACTGGGCGCGGAGACCGCCGCCCAGGCCGGTGAGCACGCCGCCGACCCGGACCGGTTCTTCGGCCCGGCACACCTGTACGCCCGTCATCTCGTCACCGAGCTCCAGGCGCCGACCGCGGCGGTCC includes these proteins:
- a CDS encoding GntR family transcriptional regulator: MPAAPVVAAVRDAVREGILQGEFTPGERLVETDLMSRFGATRFAVRAALAELCAEGLIEVPPRRGARVRKVSTHEAVEVTEIRMVVDGLVAARAAERITDQQAAELAETVALLRRAAETGAQRRYRDLEQHLHDLIRRIAAHRTADTVTETLRGRLLRHQFILSLLPARPEVSLDRHERIVTAILDRDPEAAEAAMRAQIAATITALRAMQHLESLP
- a CDS encoding DUF1932 domain-containing protein — its product is MTGTVIAVLGLGEAGGLIAAGLVAAGATVQGYDPKVPPPAGVRAAGSDAEACAGASIVLSVNSAADAADALRDSLPSLAPGTIWADLNTATPGLKETLAALGGQTVRVVDVALMSPVPGRGLHTPMTASGPAAAEFATVLGEYGATVTVLDGPVGAAATRKLLRSVFYKGMAAAVTEALTAARAAGLEEWLRGNIREELIRSDAGTLDRLIDGSVKHAVRRREEMAAATELLEDLGVPPRIAPAARDILADLAEHRQPT
- a CDS encoding amidoligase family protein; the protein is MIPGLRRRIGFEIELMAPPGVSRRTLALDLAGRCGGSVRPVWHHDSEPSLVPGLGRFLHLTQGFEVRRPDGSPLCTLVDDITLTHGLDPRAPALPGWFRVLTDDTRLLRLLSARCDPGTTLPRVLEPAADLWGTTVERHGDIYRLNDAAGATIALASPAGGERERPCEIITPPLSADHHAELSFLLGAARGLGFTVPHEAAVHLHVDGGPFRSPAALANLIRLFAHWREPLRTLLATNPACRRLAPLPEPLVDVVAGAPTTAELRQAAQTGQITKFYDVNLTQVLTDAPPLRDTVEIRILPGAIDADEIVHRAALVELLLDRCLDPTPIPSGPATPDALLEMAAATLVQDQ
- a CDS encoding SigE family RNA polymerase sigma factor — its product is MTFEQFALARLPSLLRYAVVLTGDRDLAQDVVQEVLARAQTRWRRISDADSPEAYVRRMVLNEYLSWRRSWAVRHVHAAGERLIELDDARGGVRDHADGVVEADALWHRLAALGRKQRAVLVLRYYEQLDDDAIADLLGCTAATVRSHASRALRTLRLDQESDLRVPAEERS
- a CDS encoding PadR family transcriptional regulator — its product is MTPRPWLHGFLDLCLLAMLRDQPDYGYGLAQRLAAAGVADIPGGTLYPALLRLEQQGLASPSWAPSGSGPRRKYYAITPAGLDTLNAQAEEWRGFRDGVDSLIGERVR
- a CDS encoding PIG-L deacetylase family protein → MTDSTLVLTAHPGDFVWRAGGAIALAASRGQRVVIGCMSFGERGESASLWRKGYTLQQVKDHRRAEAEQAAKVLGAEIRFFDADDYPLVETPRLLQGLIDLYREVQPSVVLTHAAADPYNGDHAFAHAIALKARILAQAPGVEGPGEVIGAPPVFSFEPHQPEQCGFLPNVLLDITAVWETKREAMRILAAQKHLHTYYTELGSRRGLQASRNSGPNLGLPNDTYAEAYMRLYPQVTQELS